ACTAATTAAATGTTTTAAGACTTGTCTAATAGGAAACTGACAACTGTCCTTTATAACAGATTTTATTTCATAACTTCACACGTGTTGGTTTTGTGTCTTCATTAAACAAAACGCAGCCATTTCTTTTGGCAACGCAATTCGGTGTCATTTTCATCTGCTTGTTACTGTCTTCGTTAAATTGAACCACACCGTTTGATGTTTTACACCgttttgaaaattattgttttttagcTTTCTTTTTACAAAACAATCATGTTTCAACCACTTGCTTTGCTTTCTTTTCTAATGTAGCTTTAACAGTacataataaaagtgatgttagttcAATAACAACGTACCACatcaacaattatgaaaaagttattaaaaaaatgttatatccatAACCATAACATTAGTTTTTGATAAGAATGTCCTCCAACTCATTATGTGGCCGTTAATAAAAGAGAAATACTATGAACctattaataaaaaagaaatgttatgttcacagtattttcacaacaaattctaagtagcAGATTATTATTGGCCATTACTGATTGAccaaaaagtaatttcaatggtaggttcaaattataaccagtaacaacttatcacatataatttgttgtgaaaatattgtagacatagcaGTTATCCTAATAAAACCATATGTTTATATTAAATCACAtaacttattaaattatttaaacaaattacaTGACTGATTAAAGAGTCTATGACTAAAAGTGCatatgaatgatttttttttaaatcaccaCATAATGAGTCCCTTCAAACTGATTTGAAAGTAAATTTATCACACTCAAATGAATATCCACTTATATTTTTAGTCACTATAACCTACTTAATAGTTAATTGTAGTGTGACATTTTTAAATGATCTAATAAATCAGAGTATGATTTTTGAATGGTTAAGTGGCATTAGCGTGAGAGTGTGAGACTATAGCAACCTTCCCATGATATAAAAGGATACAAACATGTGAAAAGGCAGAGTATATAAATATTGAACATTCAATCCCACTATTCcagtatgattttttttttttttttttttttgggtagattcCAATACCAGTATATGATTTGATACCCATGGATatataggaaaaaagaaaaatacacctAAATTGTCTTATTTACCGTCAGAAATGGGAGGAAAACTTTGTCCATTTGGCTTTATATTCAACTATCACATAGCAAATGCACCTAACATTTAAGAGCTTGTCTCCGACAACTACAGTCGCCATAAATGATACCGCAAATCATCATAAACGCCAATGCCCCAACAGTACACCACTCCGTCCATAAATAGCAAATCTGAAATCTAGGGTCGGCAGGAAAAAGGACGAAGGAAAATACAATGACAGGAACGTTCTCATGGTACTGTCAGTCTGGCACTACTCACGAGCTCTCCATATTTTTAATCAATCTTGCATTTATCTTTggaggattttactaatgtgtgttTTAAGGGCACActctcatatttttattatcaatctTGCATTTATCTTTGAAATTTGTAACACTATAAAGAAATCATatacaaatatttatatatttacgACCATTGTAATCCTATGACATCTGTTCTATCGTAGTATCATGATTGAACTTTACCaattaaataaaccaaaacacaaaatttatcATCCTTGATTAGTATGTATGGGTTGTGGTGTGTTTTGGACATCTTGGTGTAAAGTGTATATGCTTTTAAAACACACTTGTAGCATATTCACTTTCAAAAGATATCCCTTCTAGGGAGAGTCTATGTAATGATTTTCTCACATTAGGATATGTCTCATACTTGTAAGAAAAGCGTTACGTATGTCTGTTAccccatatttttttttctccaagaATGATGAGTATGTCTCATGCTTGTAAGAATCAAGTCATATAAGAGAAGCATTACATATATCCATTACACAATATCTTTTTTTCTCCCGGAATGATGAGGCATGGAATAACACACTTCAATTAACATCTGTCTCATCCATAGGGAACTCTTTGATCACGGGTCTCTAGTCTAGTTATTAAAAATGGCTTACCTACCTAcattctccctctctctcctttAGTACTACATATCGTACTAAACAAGATACTGCAAAATGCCTTCCATCAAGGAAATGACCGGAACCAATTTCATATCCTAATTCTTCATCATATGAGCTACGATCCccgtgaccaaaaaaaaaaaaaacatacaaaacaaaattccaaGATCCATCCCAAAAGTGAAAAATGGAAGGGCCCAACAATAATAACCATGATAAGAAATGAACCAGGCAGAGCGAAGGACAAACTATTTCTCAGCAAGCAATTGGAGCCTTGTCTCTCTCTCAGTAGACATGCTTAGTTATTAACAGTGAGGACCCATAAATAACAGGTTCCTCATTCCCAATGTGTCCCCCAATCGTTTAGAGCAGATGGGTCATTGATGGCCTTTGATGTCAACGACGTGGGGCTCCTTGGATGATCACTGAACTCTCTCCACATGTAAGCCAAGAGAGGAACGCAAAAGTCGTGGCTAGAACTAGGGCAGGAAATAATACTAGAAGTACTACATTATTGATGGACGAGCCGAACAATCACTTCTTTCAAGCAGCATTTCCAGTGGGGCACTCCACGTGAGTTAGAATTCATCAGATGCGTGGGCACAACAGAGATGTGGGTTAAGATACGTAGGCAATGTTGCAACTAAAAATGTTTACCAAGCATTTTAAGATACCCTAAGATCACAGGGTAAATAGCCATCATTTTCATTTCAAAGGAtaacaacaaaatcaacaacatATTAAACACGAGAAATCATACTACAATATCAATCAAAGGCACTCCAAAATTTATAAGCAACAGTGTTTCATATGGTCTCCGGAGTCACTCAATACACAAAATCAAGCTAACAAGATACTATGAGCTCAAGTGAAGCAGAACTATAGATCTTAGTCCCGGACATATCAATATTCAGAAGGTGAGATGACGTCgtcaattttcaaaatcatcttGACAACTTGAGTTGCCAGCAGGAGCTGCTGCTGCTTCCCAATCAGAGTCTCAAACACATTTTGCTCACGCATGTCGTTAGTGCCAACATCATTGCAATCTATCCCACAGTAGGGATTGTTCTCCTGCATATTAAATCCCAAACAATGATTAGAAATCAATTCCTTTTTGCACGGGTATAAATAAAACACTTTTAACTTCTAATGCACAAGATAAGAGAGCAAATTAGAACCATCAGGCcagaatgaaaaataataaacgTGTCATGTATACCTTGATTTGCTGCGACTTCACAGCAGATAGCGTTTCAATGGGTTGGAGGCCACTATTCTCTGCAAGTGCCATGGGTACAGCATCCAAAGCATCCGCAAATGCTCTGATGGCATACTGCAGATGAAAGGACAATATGTTCAGCAGTCTAAAAATTAATTGCAAGGATAAGTATCAAAGAAACAGTCCTACCTGCTCAACTCCTGGGTGTCTATCTGCAGCTGCCTCCACAGCAATTGAGCAAGAAATCTCAGCTGAGCCACCACCATACACAATTCTATTGTTGCGAATGAGATTCCTAGCAACACACAAGGCATCATGAATACTGCGCTTTGTCTCCTCTATCATCATTTTGTTACCTATCGCATCATCAAACACCAGAATTTGATATGAGATCATCAAATGCCTTGAAGTACATTCCTTTACAGTTTCCCTCAGctttatatttccaaaatattctcaaataattaattCAGAAGTATCCTAACAAGTTGAACAAGTTAAAAGGCACCAATGAGCCCTggctcaaatggcacttcctcctCTCACAAGAGTAGGTGGAGGCTGAGATATTGGGTTCAAAACCCATCAGGTGCATGTGCAAATTACccataaaaagattttttttttttttttttaactgataaTAAACTGATCGAAGCTATATTTTAGAGTGTTTATCTTTATATGGATAGAATCAGAGCATAATCAATTAAGAAAACATAATAAGTAAAACAATTATTGCAAAAGTCATAAGAACAGAAATATTGACATACCTCCACGAATAAATATGGTTACAGCCCTTGAGTTTGCACAATGTTCAATGTATAGCATCCGATCTTTTGTTGTACCAAACGCTTTTTCTCGAACCAAACCAGCCTTTAAATGCAAATCAAAGTTTCTTTTGTTATATAGAGACACTAAGTGAGAAGATTAACTTACATAAAATCAAGCAAAATGTAAGTGATATAAATTGCAAGTTGTGTTTGATAAGAAACACACTTTTCTGACAACAGTTACAATTTAGGAATAGTAGTGTTCAATATACAACATTCAATCTTTTGTAGTGCCAAACAATTTTTCTCAAACCAAACCAGCCATCTAAAAAATGCaaaccaaattttcttgtattatgGAGATGCAAAGTAAGAAGATTAACTTACATAAAGCATGAAAAATGCAAGAAACATAAATTGCAAGttgttttttaataagaaacaCACTAtaatttaagaataattttagttgtgttcaaatttatttagggcaaaacttaggtacaatttCTTAGGTTGTAGTAGATTGGGTTCTCCATTTAAATTTTCACACATGGTTGCATTAACCAATACAGCACAAACAGtgttaccttttcttttttgataggtaaattCAATGCGGCTATGTGTCCGAGTTTAATTGGGGAACCTAATGTACTGCACCTAAGAAACTATACCTTAAGTTTCACCCATTTATTTATACTGAATCGTCTCTCCAGAATTGTCACCATCTAACCTTAACTTTGTCTATGAACTTAGACTACGACATAAGTAAAACAATACAATCATGCCCATTAGTTATGCAAACAAAAAACTATTGTTATGCAAACAAAAAACTATCTTGCTGTACATTATATTATCAGAGCAAGAGCAGTAGTAGCAACACCAATAAAGAAGCAACAAGTACCTTTCCTAACTTTTCAGGAGTCAACTCTTGGAACCTTGGCACAATTCTTCCACCTACAAAAACATACCATCACTCCACTGAGACATACAGAAGGAAAAACAGTACAACTTtcgtaaaaaatttcaagtaatctatccaaaaaaaaaaaaaatacacgaAATCAAGACATGAAAAGCTAAAACAAGACAAACCCGTGGCTATTGCTATTAGTTCTAACTCCACACCACCAACCCATCTGACAGCAGGCAAGTTCCTGTGCATCAATAAATGATTCGCTTCATCATCAAAACCCCATTGGCAGATAACCAAGGTAGCACCAACATCCTGCAACTCAATAAATAACTATTCCGTTAAATCTAGAAGACATGGTGTcaaaagacaaagaagaaacaCTTTGATTGGTATATTATTAAACCTAAGTAAGCTCAGAAGTCAGCCTAAGGAATATAACAGAAAGTTTTAGGCAAAATGAATGAGGTTGCTAGAAAACAGCCACAGAAGAAAGACTATGCAGCTGAAAGTTATATACCCAAGAAGAGTAAACGTCAAAAAGAGAGTTTAACCAGCTAACATTACAAAggtataagaaagaaaacataatttcagtcaaaaaaatatttataacaGTAATGGTAAAGATTCTATTAAACAGTATAGCGCTATCCCACCTTGCATTGTTGAACCATATCATCAAAATACTTGTGTTCTTGCTGCCGTAAATTCTGGAACTTTTCTACCGTATCAATGTCAACCTTATGTTTAGTCTTTGGCTTTGGTGGCTCAAAGGGGCAAGTCAAGATAGCAATTTTTGCATCTTCTATTTGCTTTGGCATCTGTGGATGGCTCATATCCTTGTCAACCAAAATTCCGTAGATTAGCTCAGTATCCTCCAACTTCCCCCCTACTTTCCCCTCAACTTTTATCAAATCTAAGTTAACATCCTTCCTCTCTAAATCAGCCACAGCAAGAACTGCTTTGACAG
This genomic stretch from Quercus lobata isolate SW786 chromosome 3, ValleyOak3.0 Primary Assembly, whole genome shotgun sequence harbors:
- the LOC115982363 gene encoding T-complex protein 1 subunit epsilon, yielding MALAFDEFGRPFIIIKEQEQKTRLRGLEAQKANISAGKAIARILKTSLGPKGMDKMLQSPDGDVTITNDGATILEQMDVDNQIAKLMVELSRSQDYEIGDGTTGVVVMAGALLEQAELLLERGIHPIRIAEGYEMASRIAFEHMEKIAQKFDYGVSNFEPLVQTCMTTLSSKIVNRCKRNLAEIAVKAVLAVADLERKDVNLDLIKVEGKVGGKLEDTELIYGILVDKDMSHPQMPKQIEDAKIAILTCPFEPPKPKTKHKVDIDTVEKFQNLRQQEHKYFDDMVQQCKDVGATLVICQWGFDDEANHLLMHRNLPAVRWVGGVELELIAIATGGRIVPRFQELTPEKLGKAGLVREKAFGTTKDRMLYIEHCANSRAVTIFIRGGNKMMIEETKRSIHDALCVARNLIRNNRIVYGGGSAEISCSIAVEAAADRHPGVEQYAIRAFADALDAVPMALAENSGLQPIETLSAVKSQQIKENNPYCGIDCNDVGTNDMREQNVFETLIGKQQQLLLATQVVKMILKIDDVISPSEY